In Desulfomicrobium escambiense DSM 10707, the DNA window ACGTTGCCCACGGTGCGCACCCCGCAGGCCCTGGCGCGGGCCAGGACTTCGTCCACGTCGTAGTCCCGGCCGTCGAGGTGGGCGTGGCTGTCCGCGCCCACGGGCGGAAGGTTCAGGGTCTCGGGGAGCTCGCGTTCCCGCTTTTTGCTCACGCCTTGTTCTCGCGTACGCCCTGTTCCCATCTGGCCACGGGCACGGCTTCATCGATGAGCATGACCGGGATCTCCTCGCGCACGGGGTAGACGAGGCCGCAGGCGGCGCATTTGAGGCCTTCCTCGCGGTCCAGGAGTTCCAGACCGCCCTTGCATTTGGGGCAGGCCAGGATCTGCAGAAGTTCCTTGTTCAGAGCCATGTTTCCTCCGGTGTGCATGGTGTGATGATGGACACGGCCTTACCCCGATCGATACCGCGTTACAAGCGCGCAAACGCCACCCGGTTCTTGAGTTTTCGAACCAATGGGGTACAAACGCACCCATGATGCACGGCGCAAAGAATCCTTCCGCGGGACCTGTCCTGCTCTTCGACGTGGGCAACACCAACGTGAAGCTCTGCCTGGCCGACGAAAACGGCCTCGGCCGGACCTACTCCCTGCCCTCCACCAACCGCGAGACCGCGGATTCGCTGGGGCTGACCATCGCGGGCATCTGCGCCCGCGAGGGCGTGGCCGAGGGCGCGGTGCGGGCCTGGGTGCTGTCCTCGGTGGTGCCGCCTCTGAACGGCCTGCTCA includes these proteins:
- a CDS encoding Trm112 family protein, yielding MALNKELLQILACPKCKGGLELLDREEGLKCAACGLVYPVREEIPVMLIDEAVPVARWEQGVRENKA